TAATGCGGCCATGCGTTTGAAATAGACTGAATATGCGTCACATCAGGACGTATTACCTGCAAATGCAGGAACATATATTCAGCCAAAGCGCGAGTGATTCGTCCACCAACGACAAAAACACGCTGATCGATATTGGCGACCAGCGCGCATGTCCGATCAAATGTTTCGGTATCAAGCTGGCCAAGTGACTGGCTGATATTGCTGATGACGGCATCGGTAAAGCGGTTCAGAATATGTCCGGTTGGTGCCTTTTCGGACCATGTTTCACGCTTGGTGATCGGGTCGGATATTTTGGCTTCAATTTCCAAACGAAGCGCGGCCTGAAAATCAGGGAAACCCGAAAAATCAAGCTTTTGCACCATGCGGGCAACAGTGGGTGTCGATACGTCGGCGCGTTTGCCAAGCGTGGTGATGGTACCAAGTCCCGAAGCTGGATAATTTTCCAGAATACAGGCGGCAAGCTGGCGCTCAGCCCGCGTCAGATTGTCAAACTGGCTTTTCAGCCGTTCAGCTACAGTCAGGTTTTTATCGGTCACGTAACACCTCTCCATTGTAAATTACTACACATTAAAGCCAGAGATGAAGAATTTTTTTCAGTAAATTTCTTGACAGGGCGTTTAAAGATGAAGAATTATCTTCATAAGGAGTTGCATGATGACTGTTATCGATGATGATTATGCAGAAAATACCAAGCAGGTTGCCACATTGGTCAATCCGCAAGCGACTTCGCCTATTCTGCTTGTCTGTGAACATGCCTCAAATTTCATTCCGTCTGAATATAAGGCGCTGGGTCTATCCGATGATGATCAGGCCAGTCACATTGCCTGGGATCCGGGCGCGCTGGGGCTATCCCATCATTTGGCAGATATGCTTGATGCGCGTCTTGTCCATAGTAATGTGTCGCGGCTAATTTATGATTGTAACCGTCCTCCCGAAGCGCTTGACGCGATGCCTGCGTCAAGCGAAGGCAGGGCGATTCCTGGCAATCAGGTGATTGATGAAGATGAGCGTGCGCGACGGGTTGCGCGGTTTTATGATCCATTCAAAAGCCTGTTGTCAGATGTGCTGGCGTCAATGTCGGATAAACCGGTTCTGGTGACGATTCACAGCTTTACGCCCATTTATCGGGGCCAGGCACGAGATGTCGAATTTGGCATCCTACATGATAGTGATCAGCGTCTTGCCGACCTCATGCTTGAACATGCATCAAGGCATACGACGCTAAAGGTCATGCGGAATGAACCTTACGGTCCCCAGCATGGGGTTACCCACACGCTCAGGCAGCATGGTTTGGAAA
This window of the Candidatus Puniceispirillum marinum IMCC1322 genome carries:
- a CDS encoding N-formylglutamate amidohydrolase, translated to MMTVIDDDYAENTKQVATLVNPQATSPILLVCEHASNFIPSEYKALGLSDDDQASHIAWDPGALGLSHHLADMLDARLVHSNVSRLIYDCNRPPEALDAMPASSEGRAIPGNQVIDEDERARRVARFYDPFKSLLSDVLASMSDKPVLVTIHSFTPIYRGQARDVEFGILHDSDQRLADLMLEHASRHTTLKVMRNEPYGPQHGVTHTLRQHGLENGYLNVMLEFSNALLHTDIAQKEIAEMIAALLRDVLGKLHKGEVAA
- a CDS encoding MurR/RpiR family transcriptional regulator, which codes for MTDKNLTVAERLKSQFDNLTRAERQLAACILENYPASGLGTITTLGKRADVSTPTVARMVQKLDFSGFPDFQAALRLEIEAKISDPITKRETWSEKAPTGHILNRFTDAVISNISQSLGQLDTETFDRTCALVANIDQRVFVVGGRITRALAEYMFLHLQVIRPDVTHIQSISNAWPHYLLDVKENDIVIVFDIRRYETSTLKLAEIASEKGAKIILFTDQWGSPVSKFATYSFTNQIAVPSAWDSSVTNLLLLEIMIAEIQERIWPNTRTRMENLEDMFDRTRFFRKFT